One segment of Marvinbryantia formatexigens DSM 14469 DNA contains the following:
- a CDS encoding basic amino acid ABC transporter substrate-binding protein has translation MVLSFGFGAMAEEDNVLVMATNAEFPPYEYHEGDEIVGIDAEVAALIAEELGMTLEIEDMAFDSVLAAVQSGKADIAMAGLTVTEDRMQSVNFTDTYATAKQVIIVKEDSDIAGPDDLSGKIVGVQTGTTGDIYVSDEEGVTVERYNKGFEAVQALTQGKIDAVVIDNEPAKVFVSENEGIKIIDEAYADEEYAIAIAKDNDELLEKVNTALNTLKENGAFQEVVDKYINDGSEEETEAAAEEETTEAATEAAEAETEAVTE, from the coding sequence ATGGTTCTTTCATTCGGGTTTGGCGCTATGGCGGAGGAGGACAATGTCCTGGTGATGGCGACCAACGCGGAGTTCCCGCCGTATGAGTATCATGAGGGCGACGAGATCGTCGGAATTGATGCGGAGGTTGCAGCTCTGATTGCAGAAGAGCTTGGCATGACTCTGGAGATTGAAGATATGGCATTTGATTCCGTTCTGGCAGCGGTTCAGTCCGGAAAAGCGGACATTGCAATGGCTGGTCTTACCGTTACAGAAGACCGTATGCAGTCTGTAAACTTTACGGATACCTATGCAACCGCAAAGCAGGTAATTATTGTAAAAGAGGACAGCGATATCGCAGGTCCGGATGACCTCAGCGGAAAAATCGTTGGCGTACAGACCGGAACGACCGGAGACATTTATGTGAGCGACGAGGAGGGCGTTACAGTAGAGCGCTACAACAAGGGCTTTGAAGCAGTACAGGCGCTTACCCAGGGCAAGATTGACGCCGTTGTCATCGATAACGAGCCGGCAAAGGTATTCGTATCTGAGAACGAAGGCATTAAGATTATCGACGAGGCATATGCTGATGAAGAATATGCGATTGCCATTGCAAAGGATAATGACGAGCTGCTGGAAAAGGTAAACACTGCGCTTAATACGCTGAAGGAGAACGGCGCATTCCAGGAAGTTGTTGACAAATACATCAATGACGGCAGCGAAGAAGAAACAGAAGCTGCAGCGGAGGAAGAGACGACCGAAGCGGCAACGGAGGCGGCAGAGGCAGAGACTGAGGCTGTTACAGAATAA
- a CDS encoding M15 family metallopeptidase: MVCSRKNSIVRVMMTMLAALMLWAGLAAFAQAAKKPAAPAQVKSVKVTASGTTKHKVTWKKVSGATGYQIFCRDYSSGSTLYKRVKTISGASKTSCTISGRKQGKAYAYVVRAYKKNKAGTSFGKLSGIAYGYIAKKTSQTDKNGSTGNNSSAGTGGSSGGSAGTLQNPTKKQKYQKVFGDASLSMRYPGGYYTSASQAKKNMKSITVKTWDFKNGKSGEKYTRTWTIMVHKNLAATVQQIFNEIYKDPSKFPIHELGGYEWRGGHSEHNTGTAIDINWTENYMVNVRTGAITAGKYWKPGTDPYSIPKDGVVAKIFKKYGFSQGDWGDSKDYMHFSYFGT; encoded by the coding sequence ATGGTTTGCAGCAGGAAAAATTCTATTGTCCGGGTTATGATGACGATGCTTGCGGCGCTGATGCTCTGGGCGGGGCTTGCGGCATTCGCGCAGGCGGCGAAAAAACCGGCGGCGCCGGCGCAGGTGAAAAGTGTTAAAGTAACGGCATCCGGTACTACGAAGCATAAGGTTACCTGGAAAAAGGTGAGCGGGGCGACCGGCTATCAGATTTTCTGCCGGGATTATTCATCTGGCAGCACGCTGTATAAGCGGGTGAAAACCATCAGCGGCGCATCAAAAACGAGCTGTACCATCAGCGGAAGAAAGCAGGGAAAGGCTTACGCTTATGTGGTGCGCGCCTATAAGAAAAATAAAGCGGGCACTTCTTTCGGAAAGCTGTCCGGCATTGCCTATGGCTATATTGCGAAGAAAACTTCGCAGACAGATAAGAATGGAAGCACCGGCAATAACAGCTCTGCAGGAACCGGCGGCAGTTCGGGAGGCTCTGCGGGGACTCTTCAGAATCCGACGAAAAAGCAGAAATATCAGAAGGTGTTCGGCGACGCCAGTTTAAGTATGCGTTATCCGGGCGGCTATTACACCTCCGCGTCGCAGGCGAAGAAAAACATGAAGTCCATTACGGTGAAGACCTGGGATTTCAAAAACGGGAAGAGCGGCGAAAAATATACCCGTACGTGGACCATCATGGTGCACAAAAATCTCGCGGCGACGGTCCAGCAGATTTTTAATGAAATATACAAAGACCCGTCAAAATTCCCGATTCACGAGCTGGGCGGGTACGAATGGCGGGGCGGTCATTCCGAGCACAACACCGGCACCGCTATCGATATAAACTGGACGGAAAACTACATGGTTAATGTAAGGACCGGCGCCATCACCGCCGGAAAATACTGGAAGCCCGGCACTGACCCCTATTCCATTCCAAAAGACGGCGTAGTTGCAAAAATATTCAAAAAATACGGCTTCAGCCAGGGAGACTGGGGCGACAGCAAGGATTATATGCATTTCTCGTACTTTGGTACCTAG
- a CDS encoding amino acid ABC transporter ATP-binding protein, with product MNGNEPLIRVENLKKEFVGVHALNGVTTEIRRGEVVFVVGPSGSGKSTFLRCLNRLEDPTDGHIYFNGVDLMDKKVNINQHRQKMGMVFQHFNLFPHMTILKNMTIAPMKLQGVSKEDAEREAMKLLTRVGLADRANAYPSQLSGGQKQRVAIVRALCMKPEVLLFDEPTSALDPEMVGEVLQVMGELAREHMTMIVVTHEMGFAREVADRILFMADGHILEEAAPAEFFENPKNERLKAFLSKVI from the coding sequence GTGAACGGTAACGAACCTTTGATCCGCGTGGAAAATCTGAAAAAAGAGTTTGTCGGCGTACATGCTTTAAACGGCGTGACGACGGAAATCCGCAGAGGGGAAGTTGTATTTGTGGTCGGACCGTCCGGGTCCGGAAAAAGCACTTTCCTGCGCTGCCTGAACCGTCTGGAGGATCCGACGGACGGACACATTTATTTTAACGGCGTTGATTTAATGGACAAAAAGGTAAACATCAACCAGCACCGCCAGAAAATGGGCATGGTTTTCCAGCACTTTAATCTGTTTCCGCATATGACGATCCTCAAAAACATGACGATTGCTCCGATGAAGCTGCAGGGCGTCAGCAAAGAGGATGCGGAGCGTGAGGCAATGAAGCTTCTGACGCGCGTCGGGCTTGCAGACCGTGCCAATGCTTATCCGAGCCAGCTTTCCGGTGGACAGAAGCAGCGTGTCGCCATTGTGCGCGCGCTCTGCATGAAACCGGAGGTGCTCCTGTTCGACGAGCCGACTTCGGCGCTCGACCCGGAAATGGTCGGCGAGGTGCTGCAGGTTATGGGAGAGCTTGCCAGGGAGCACATGACCATGATTGTTGTTACCCATGAGATGGGCTTCGCACGCGAGGTTGCGGACCGCATTCTTTTTATGGCGGACGGGCATATCCTGGAGGAGGCCGCTCCGGCGGAATTCTTCGAAAACCCGAAAAATGAGCGGTTGAAAGCATTTTTAAGTAAAGTAATCTGA
- a CDS encoding amino acid ABC transporter permease: protein MLQNFTDKFYLNFIADDRWKYLTNGLKTTLIVTVFAVLIGIAIGFLVAVVRSTYDKTKKLKVLNALCKLYLTVIRGTPVVVQLLIIYFVIFGSVRIDKTIVAILAFGLNSGAYVAEIIRSGIMSIDNGQFEAGRSLGFNYVQTMIYIVLPQALKNVLPALGNEFIVLLKETSVAGYIALEDLTKGGDIIRSRTYDAFMPLIAVALIYLVMVLAFSKLLSILERRLRNSER, encoded by the coding sequence ATGCTGCAGAATTTTACCGATAAATTTTATTTAAACTTTATAGCGGACGACCGCTGGAAATATCTGACAAACGGTCTGAAAACCACGCTGATAGTGACGGTTTTTGCCGTCCTGATCGGTATTGCAATCGGATTTCTGGTGGCGGTCGTGCGCTCCACTTATGATAAGACAAAAAAGCTGAAGGTGCTGAATGCGCTGTGTAAGCTGTATCTTACCGTTATCCGCGGAACGCCGGTGGTTGTGCAGCTTCTGATCATTTATTTCGTTATTTTCGGCTCTGTGAGAATCGACAAGACGATTGTGGCGATACTGGCGTTTGGACTGAATTCCGGCGCATATGTGGCGGAAATTATCCGCAGCGGTATCATGTCCATCGACAACGGACAGTTTGAGGCGGGCAGAAGCCTTGGCTTTAACTATGTGCAGACGATGATTTATATTGTGCTGCCGCAGGCGCTGAAAAATGTTCTCCCGGCGCTCGGCAATGAGTTTATCGTTCTTCTGAAGGAGACGTCGGTTGCCGGTTATATCGCGCTGGAGGACCTCACAAAGGGCGGAGACATCATCCGTAGCCGTACCTACGATGCGTTTATGCCGCTGATTGCGGTAGCGCTTATCTATCTGGTAATGGTGCTTGCTTTCAGCAAGCTTCTGAGTATTCTGGAGAGGAGGCTGCGTAACAGTGAACGGTAA
- a CDS encoding CatA-like O-acetyltransferase, which yields MNYRYLDMDTYKRKSHFTYFRSLAYPYVGVTVNVDITDALVRMKRERLPFFLTVCYCVAQAANSIPEFRQRIKEEGIVEFDWCKTSHTVALEDGTYCYCALDGNMPLKEFLPYAEREQEAARQRHSIEEEEDVLGEFFISTLPWLSYTSLIQPVPVPADSNPRITWGKYFSSEGRTLLPVTVLCHHALVDGIHLAAFYEKLQEQLGAVAAGITV from the coding sequence ATGAATTATCGGTATCTGGACATGGATACTTATAAGAGAAAAAGTCATTTTACATATTTTCGCAGTCTGGCGTACCCTTATGTCGGAGTGACGGTAAATGTGGATATTACGGACGCGCTGGTCAGAATGAAGAGGGAGCGTCTGCCCTTTTTTCTGACGGTATGCTATTGCGTCGCGCAGGCTGCGAACAGTATTCCGGAATTCCGGCAGCGCATCAAAGAAGAGGGTATTGTGGAATTTGACTGGTGCAAAACCTCGCACACGGTGGCGCTGGAGGACGGCACCTACTGTTACTGCGCGCTGGATGGAAATATGCCGCTAAAGGAGTTCCTGCCATATGCAGAGCGCGAGCAGGAGGCTGCCCGGCAGAGACATTCCATTGAGGAAGAGGAGGATGTTCTGGGCGAGTTTTTCATTTCCACGCTTCCCTGGCTTTCCTACACATCGCTGATCCAGCCGGTACCGGTTCCTGCGGACAGCAATCCGCGTATCACCTGGGGAAAATATTTTTCCAGTGAGGGACGCACGCTGCTGCCGGTGACGGTGCTCTGCCATCATGCCCTTGTGGACGGGATTCATCTGGCGGCGTTTTATGAGAAACTGCAGGAGCAGCTTGGCGCAGTCGCGGCAGGGATTACTGTTTAG
- a CDS encoding bifunctional folylpolyglutamate synthase/dihydrofolate synthase encodes MKALLQRGKSGPHPESRKFEKKEVTFVMTYEEAVSYIESVPKFTTKNKPENTIEMIERLGRPERKMKVIHVAGTNGKGSVCAFLSSMLTAGGKKTGLFISPHLVKINERFQINNVPVTDGEFLEAYEKVFKVIREMLADGFAHPAYFEILFAVCLVLFERHEVEYAVLETGLGGRLDATNIVEHPLACVITSISLDHTEILGDTIGQIAWEKAGIIKEGVPVIYDGCRSPEAEEVIRKRAQEQHAPAIGLHADMYEILDKTDKSIDFKLNALYYEKRKITVPYPAPYQAENASLALLAMEKIDPSHEISCDVRLQAMADTHWQGRMETVLPGVIVDGAHNEDGVRQFVRTLVGVQEGRRIVLLFSAVVEKNYEQMIKTICDTGRLSEVIATQIEGKRIVPAEELAGIFRKYTDAEVTAVPDIGKAFETALAKRGDGLLFCVGSLYLVGEIKALIEERNI; translated from the coding sequence ATGAAGGCGCTGCTGCAGCGCGGAAAAAGTGGTCCGCATCCGGAGAGCAGGAAGTTTGAAAAGAAAGAAGTGACATTTGTTATGACATACGAGGAAGCGGTAAGCTATATAGAGAGCGTTCCGAAGTTTACGACGAAAAACAAGCCGGAGAATACCATCGAGATGATAGAGCGTCTTGGGCGGCCGGAGCGGAAAATGAAAGTAATCCATGTGGCGGGGACGAACGGCAAAGGTTCTGTCTGTGCGTTTCTGTCCTCCATGCTGACGGCGGGGGGAAAGAAAACAGGACTTTTTATATCTCCGCATCTGGTGAAGATAAACGAGCGTTTTCAGATTAATAATGTGCCTGTCACGGACGGAGAATTTCTGGAGGCGTATGAAAAAGTTTTTAAGGTCATCCGGGAAATGCTGGCGGACGGTTTCGCACATCCGGCGTATTTTGAGATTCTTTTTGCGGTCTGCCTGGTGCTGTTTGAGCGGCATGAGGTGGAATACGCCGTGCTGGAGACCGGACTGGGTGGACGGCTGGACGCCACCAATATCGTGGAGCACCCGCTGGCGTGCGTGATTACGAGCATCAGCCTGGACCACACTGAGATTCTCGGCGACACCATCGGGCAGATTGCCTGGGAGAAGGCGGGTATCATCAAGGAGGGCGTGCCGGTAATCTATGACGGCTGCCGCAGTCCGGAGGCGGAGGAGGTCATCCGGAAAAGAGCACAGGAGCAGCACGCTCCGGCGATAGGACTGCACGCCGATATGTATGAAATTCTGGATAAAACAGATAAAAGCATTGATTTTAAGCTGAATGCCCTGTATTATGAAAAGAGGAAAATCACCGTGCCCTATCCGGCGCCATATCAGGCGGAAAATGCGTCGCTGGCGCTGCTGGCTATGGAGAAGATTGATCCGTCGCACGAAATTTCCTGCGATGTGCGTCTGCAGGCAATGGCGGACACTCACTGGCAGGGGCGCATGGAGACTGTGCTGCCGGGTGTGATCGTGGACGGAGCGCACAACGAGGACGGAGTGCGGCAGTTTGTGCGGACGCTTGTCGGCGTGCAGGAAGGAAGAAGAATCGTCCTGCTTTTCTCCGCGGTGGTTGAGAAAAACTACGAACAGATGATCAAAACTATCTGCGACACCGGCAGGCTGTCAGAGGTGATAGCCACCCAGATTGAGGGAAAGCGCATCGTTCCGGCGGAGGAGCTCGCCGGGATTTTCCGCAAATATACAGACGCAGAGGTGACGGCGGTACCGGATATCGGCAAAGCCTTTGAGACGGCGCTTGCGAAGCGGGGAGACGGGCTTTTGTTCTGCGTCGGTTCGCTGTATCTGGTAGGGGAAATCAAAGCACTCATAGAGGAGAGGAATATATGA